The following proteins are encoded in a genomic region of Xanthocytophaga agilis:
- a CDS encoding SusC/RagA family TonB-linked outer membrane protein produces MKNNRYHLFLGTVLLSGSVYLSGFAQSLAAVQIPRPTLEKSEPAAQSLIQVLGELENKYDVHFTYKNTVLENKTVKAFSSSSQELGKILDELLTPQGLKYKRIDNIYVIYAPEEKVNFKLIKHISRESEHDNAVASNQINAIALPKAERLQNLLNAQEITVSGKVSGEGGDAMPGVSVSIKGTTKGTTTNGEGRYTLGGVPENGVLVFSSIGYTTEEIQVSNRTIIDVQLNPDLQALSEVVVVGYGTQKKTSVTGAISSVSSKEIAALPVPSVEQAIQGRVAGAIVTNNGAPGEAPLVRIRGISSINYASNPLYVVDGIVNVGDFSNFDSKDIESVEVLKDANSAAIYGSRAAAGVVLITTKKGTRDGSIHVKLDSYIGVQKAWNKLDLLNRDQYLQYGTALRNNAGAALPPRFSTMNDPIYEGSSQTFAQTDTDWQDALFQSAPITHNNISVSGGNEKSRFYSSVGYFSQSGIMKGTGYDRYNFRMNSDHQLLKGVTLGQTLLVSYGYQRREQNAGGRSQIQNMIRMTPYIPLYNPNNIGGYGGTTGADGSDPQNPVRAALQDLDQTSNVRVLGSLFLDVSLTSWLKYRFNVGVNYQTSREYIYQPIYSEGFNSRNPAVLREIRSNSFSPVYTNQLTFDKTFGKHTINALAVVEYQSLKSTAIDAQGTTTSNELKELNGLDNRTFTGTRNDWVVYSYIGRLNYEYANKYLVSASIRRDGASHFAPGKKFGNFPSIGIGWRISEENFMKNIPFISELKLRGSYGSLGYIPANYLWQATVTANTSVGVGGSPVLGAYYDKLGNRELEWEITKMSNVGLDAGFLNNRVNFSLEYYVRNTDNLILEVSPAVSAGYSNPTIANIGKMKNWGYEFQGSYNQTSGAFQWSIGANIGVAKNEVKQLDSPTSVLDRGALQDYGNTSITRTEAGQPVQSFYGWLVDGIYQNESEIIGNDNKPSSAVQNLPLNNDGTVNLTEYNKADNKGKYTRPGDIRFKDVNGDNQITDADRVYLGSFLPKFTYGLNLSANYKGFDLSMFFQGVQGNKIYNGTRVLTEGMLRLFNSSTTVLDAWTPDNTNTNIPRAVDGDPNSNSRTSNRFIEDGSYLRLKNFSIGYTVPADALKSFTKGYLTNVRLYVSSQNLFTITKYKGYDPEVGSRLSVNNGSLVQGIDYGQFPQARTLIIGLQAGF; encoded by the coding sequence ATGAAAAACAACCGCTACCATCTTTTCCTTGGCACAGTACTCCTATCCGGATCTGTGTACTTATCAGGATTTGCACAGAGCCTGGCTGCTGTCCAGATTCCGAGACCAACCTTAGAAAAATCTGAACCTGCAGCCCAGTCTTTGATACAAGTTCTGGGAGAATTGGAAAACAAGTATGACGTCCATTTTACGTACAAGAATACTGTACTAGAAAACAAGACGGTCAAGGCTTTTTCTTCTTCCTCACAGGAGCTAGGTAAAATTCTGGATGAACTACTAACCCCTCAAGGTTTGAAGTACAAACGGATTGACAACATCTATGTGATTTATGCTCCGGAAGAAAAAGTTAATTTCAAGTTGATTAAGCATATTTCCAGAGAGTCAGAGCACGACAATGCAGTAGCATCCAACCAAATTAATGCTATTGCATTACCAAAGGCGGAAAGATTGCAAAATCTCCTAAACGCACAGGAAATCACAGTAAGTGGTAAAGTTTCCGGCGAGGGTGGTGATGCAATGCCAGGAGTAAGCGTATCCATTAAAGGAACTACCAAAGGGACTACAACCAATGGAGAGGGACGTTATACTTTAGGTGGTGTACCTGAAAACGGAGTATTGGTATTCTCATCCATTGGGTATACAACAGAAGAAATACAGGTAAGCAATCGAACAATCATAGATGTACAACTGAATCCTGATTTACAAGCTCTGAGTGAAGTGGTTGTAGTAGGCTATGGAACACAGAAGAAAACATCTGTAACAGGTGCAATATCAAGTGTATCTTCCAAGGAGATTGCGGCATTACCTGTGCCTAGCGTAGAACAAGCCATTCAAGGACGGGTTGCAGGTGCCATTGTAACAAACAATGGCGCACCAGGCGAAGCGCCTCTGGTACGTATTCGAGGTATTAGTTCTATCAACTATGCCTCTAATCCTCTCTATGTAGTAGATGGCATTGTTAATGTTGGAGACTTCTCTAACTTCGATTCAAAAGATATAGAGTCAGTAGAAGTACTCAAAGATGCAAACTCTGCTGCTATCTATGGATCACGAGCAGCGGCTGGAGTTGTATTAATTACTACTAAAAAAGGTACAAGAGACGGTAGTATCCATGTAAAATTAGATTCTTATATAGGTGTCCAAAAGGCATGGAACAAACTTGATCTTCTAAATCGAGATCAGTATCTTCAATATGGTACAGCGCTCCGAAACAATGCAGGAGCAGCGCTTCCGCCTCGCTTCTCGACTATGAACGATCCTATTTATGAGGGTTCCTCTCAGACATTTGCTCAAACAGATACAGATTGGCAGGATGCATTATTTCAATCTGCTCCTATTACACACAATAATATATCTGTATCTGGAGGAAATGAAAAATCAAGGTTTTATTCTTCTGTGGGTTATTTCAGTCAGTCAGGTATCATGAAAGGGACAGGATATGATCGGTATAACTTCCGCATGAACTCTGACCATCAATTATTAAAAGGTGTAACACTTGGTCAAACATTGTTAGTTTCTTATGGGTATCAGCGTAGAGAGCAAAATGCTGGTGGCCGTTCACAGATTCAGAATATGATTCGTATGACACCTTATATTCCTTTATACAATCCAAACAATATTGGTGGTTATGGTGGTACGACTGGTGCTGATGGCTCTGATCCTCAAAACCCTGTTCGAGCTGCATTACAGGATCTGGATCAAACCTCAAATGTGAGAGTTCTAGGTTCACTATTCCTAGATGTATCGCTTACTTCCTGGCTAAAATACCGCTTCAATGTAGGTGTGAACTATCAGACTTCCCGAGAGTACATTTATCAACCTATTTATTCGGAAGGCTTCAACAGTCGCAACCCCGCTGTATTACGGGAAATTCGTTCCAATAGCTTTTCTCCAGTGTATACCAATCAACTGACATTTGATAAAACATTTGGAAAGCATACCATTAATGCTCTGGCAGTTGTCGAATACCAGTCTTTGAAATCTACAGCCATAGATGCACAGGGAACAACCACATCCAATGAACTTAAGGAATTGAATGGATTAGATAACAGAACATTTACTGGTACACGTAATGATTGGGTGGTTTACTCCTATATTGGACGTCTGAATTATGAATATGCAAACAAATACCTAGTAAGTGCTTCCATTCGCCGTGATGGCGCATCTCATTTTGCTCCGGGAAAAAAATTCGGCAATTTCCCTTCAATTGGCATAGGTTGGAGAATCAGTGAAGAAAACTTTATGAAGAATATTCCATTTATCTCAGAATTAAAGTTGAGAGGTAGTTATGGATCTTTAGGGTATATTCCAGCCAACTATTTATGGCAGGCAACCGTTACAGCTAATACTTCAGTAGGAGTTGGTGGATCCCCTGTGCTAGGAGCCTATTATGACAAGTTAGGTAACAGAGAGCTGGAATGGGAAATAACTAAAATGAGCAATGTTGGTCTGGATGCAGGATTTTTGAATAATAGAGTTAACTTCTCTCTTGAGTATTATGTAAGAAATACGGACAATCTGATCCTGGAAGTTTCGCCTGCCGTATCTGCCGGGTACTCAAATCCAACTATTGCCAATATTGGAAAGATGAAGAACTGGGGCTATGAGTTTCAGGGCAGTTACAACCAGACATCGGGAGCTTTTCAATGGAGTATTGGAGCTAATATAGGTGTTGCCAAAAATGAGGTAAAACAACTGGATTCGCCTACTAGTGTATTAGATAGAGGTGCTCTTCAGGACTATGGTAACACAAGCATTACACGTACAGAAGCTGGGCAACCTGTACAATCTTTCTATGGTTGGCTAGTTGATGGAATCTATCAGAATGAATCTGAAATTATAGGAAATGACAATAAGCCCAGTTCTGCAGTTCAAAACCTACCTCTCAATAACGATGGAACTGTTAACTTGACAGAATACAATAAAGCCGATAACAAGGGGAAATACACTCGTCCTGGAGATATTCGGTTTAAAGATGTGAATGGAGACAATCAGATCACAGATGCCGACCGGGTATACCTGGGTAGCTTCCTCCCTAAATTTACATACGGCCTTAACCTTTCAGCTAACTACAAAGGTTTTGATCTGAGTATGTTCTTCCAGGGAGTGCAAGGAAATAAAATCTATAATGGCACACGTGTATTAACAGAAGGAATGCTTCGATTATTTAACTCAAGCACAACAGTATTGGACGCATGGACTCCAGATAATACAAATACGAACATACCACGTGCTGTAGATGGAGATCCTAATTCCAATAGTCGTACTTCTAATCGGTTTATTGAAGACGGGTCTTATCTACGTTTGAAAAATTTCAGCATCGGATATACCGTCCCCGCAGATGCACTTAAATCCTTCACTAAAGGCTATCTGACCAATGTACGGCTCTATGTATCTTCTCAGAACCTATTCACCATAACAAAATACAAAGGATATGATCCAGAAGTAGGTTCTCGACTTAGTGTAAATAATGGAAGCTTGGTACAAGGTATTGATTATGGACAGTTCCCTCAAGCCCGAACTCTTATTATTGGCTTACAAGCAGGGTTTTGA
- a CDS encoding FecR family protein: MDYLHYTALDFALDEHFQKWILCPDEETDSFWDTWQLQHPEKRNELEEARQTIHALQFKTDLLLEEQRHRMLQNILSSIQKKELILPIVKEEKKLTWYTNWKHIAAGLLIGTFAVSSISYWYLNQQVSYATKYGEIRRITLPDQTKVTLNAHSTLHFERNWQSDKPREVWLEGEAFFEVTKKTPHDPAARFQVHTDDLTVEVMGTKFNVNQHEHQTAVSLNEGKIQLKLETAKPSKDILMVPGEMVKFSETNQKIEKITIQAENQSSWTKNFWVLTNTSLAEIAKRIETTYGYEVSITNEQLLSESITGVLPTRNIKNLLDVLSTTYNVKIQITNNRITISK; this comes from the coding sequence ATGGATTATCTACACTATACAGCTCTGGATTTTGCACTGGATGAACATTTTCAGAAATGGATTCTATGTCCTGATGAAGAAACCGATTCATTCTGGGATACATGGCAACTCCAACACCCAGAAAAAAGAAATGAATTAGAAGAAGCTCGCCAGACTATACATGCTCTTCAATTCAAGACTGATCTTTTGTTAGAGGAACAACGGCACCGTATGCTTCAAAACATACTGAGTAGTATACAAAAGAAGGAGTTGATACTTCCTATCGTTAAAGAAGAAAAAAAACTAACCTGGTATACCAACTGGAAACACATTGCAGCTGGCCTGCTTATAGGAACATTTGCAGTTTCTTCTATTTCCTACTGGTATTTAAACCAACAGGTATCCTATGCTACAAAGTATGGAGAGATACGAAGAATTACACTTCCTGATCAAACGAAGGTTACACTCAATGCACATTCAACGCTGCATTTTGAACGCAACTGGCAATCTGACAAACCTCGTGAAGTATGGTTAGAAGGAGAAGCTTTTTTTGAAGTTACCAAAAAAACGCCTCATGATCCGGCAGCCAGATTTCAGGTGCACACAGATGATCTTACTGTAGAGGTAATGGGAACAAAGTTTAATGTTAATCAACATGAACACCAGACAGCTGTCAGCCTTAATGAAGGGAAGATCCAACTCAAACTAGAAACAGCTAAACCGTCAAAGGATATTCTTATGGTTCCTGGTGAGATGGTAAAGTTCTCAGAAACCAATCAAAAGATAGAAAAGATTACTATTCAGGCAGAGAATCAAAGTTCCTGGACAAAAAATTTTTGGGTATTAACAAATACTTCACTAGCAGAAATAGCTAAACGTATTGAGACAACATACGGATATGAAGTCTCTATTACCAATGAACAACTCTTATCTGAAAGTATAACTGGCGTATTACCAACACGCAATATTAAAAATCTTCTTGATGTATTATCCACTACATACAATGTTAAAATCCAGATTACCAACAATCGGATAACCATCTCGAAATAG
- a CDS encoding sigma-70 family RNA polymerase sigma factor: MSKQVLQQQDGILWNQFRAGELSAFTELYNTYVQTLYNYGKRFTPDKALIEDSIQDLFIELWNKKDHLSDTDSPKYFLMKSLRNKMLRKLEREHKYILNNLSEDYDFEVELSYEFSLVTEQASIEQRQQLQQALQQLTKRQREVIFLKFYENLSYEEIASLMAIELRSVYNLVSKAIDVIKRYISRLFLILIFLIFSPSFE, from the coding sequence ATGTCAAAGCAGGTGCTTCAGCAACAGGATGGAATACTCTGGAACCAGTTCCGGGCAGGGGAGCTATCTGCTTTTACGGAATTGTATAACACCTATGTACAAACATTGTACAACTATGGCAAACGTTTCACTCCTGACAAGGCATTGATAGAAGATTCTATTCAGGATTTGTTTATTGAATTATGGAATAAGAAAGATCACCTAAGTGACACTGACTCTCCCAAGTACTTCCTGATGAAATCACTTAGAAATAAGATGCTGCGGAAACTGGAGCGAGAACACAAATACATACTCAATAATCTTTCAGAAGATTATGATTTTGAGGTAGAACTTTCTTATGAGTTCTCCCTGGTCACTGAACAAGCTTCTATTGAGCAACGACAACAACTGCAACAAGCTCTCCAACAATTAACCAAACGTCAGCGAGAAGTAATTTTTCTTAAATTTTATGAAAATCTCTCCTATGAAGAGATTGCATCCCTTATGGCTATTGAATTGCGTTCTGTATATAATCTGGTCTCAAAAGCTATTGATGTTATCAAGCGTTATATAAGCCGATTGTTTTTGATACTTATATTTTTAATTTTTTCTCCCTCCTTTGAATAA
- a CDS encoding 1-phosphofructokinase family hexose kinase: MGIVTLTLNPAIDKSTSIDRLVPEHKLRCENPKFEAGGGGINVSKAIHKLGGESLAIFPAGGPSGTLLIDLLQHDKITCKAIPTEQWTRENFIVVDHSTNAQYRFGMPGPQLSEIEALSCLEAIKAARPDYLVASGSLPPGLPADFYARVAKVAKEIDARLILDTSGEPLKLAANEGVFLLKPNLGELSKMVGVETLETDDVDDAAKEIINRGDCGIVVVSMGPAGALLVTKDGHEHIPAPTVLKKSTVGAGDSMVAGMTWSLANGKTPQEMVRMGVACGSAATMNSGTQLFKVEDVYKLYDWICTYSARYSHPNI; this comes from the coding sequence ATGGGTATTGTAACATTAACCTTAAATCCAGCCATTGATAAAAGTACAAGCATTGATCGGCTGGTACCAGAACATAAACTACGTTGTGAAAATCCTAAGTTTGAAGCGGGTGGTGGTGGAATTAATGTGTCAAAAGCGATACATAAATTAGGAGGGGAGAGCCTGGCTATCTTCCCAGCGGGTGGTCCATCTGGTACTCTTTTGATTGATTTGTTACAGCATGATAAAATTACCTGCAAGGCTATTCCCACAGAACAATGGACTCGAGAAAATTTTATTGTTGTTGATCATTCAACCAATGCACAATATCGATTTGGGATGCCTGGACCTCAACTTTCAGAAATAGAGGCTTTGTCGTGTCTGGAAGCGATAAAGGCTGCCCGGCCAGATTATCTGGTAGCAAGTGGCAGCTTACCTCCTGGATTGCCTGCTGACTTCTATGCCAGAGTAGCAAAGGTAGCAAAAGAAATCGATGCACGTCTGATTCTGGATACCTCTGGAGAGCCACTGAAACTGGCAGCTAATGAGGGCGTATTTTTACTCAAACCTAATTTGGGTGAGCTTAGTAAAATGGTAGGAGTAGAGACGCTGGAAACAGATGATGTAGACGATGCAGCAAAAGAAATAATAAATCGGGGAGATTGCGGAATTGTAGTTGTCTCTATGGGGCCTGCTGGTGCGCTACTAGTCACCAAAGATGGACATGAACATATACCAGCGCCCACTGTTTTGAAGAAAAGTACGGTTGGAGCAGGGGATAGTATGGTTGCAGGTATGACCTGGAGCCTTGCTAATGGCAAGACACCTCAGGAGATGGTCCGTATGGGAGTTGCTTGTGGATCTGCAGCTACTATGAACTCTGGAACTCAGCTATTTAAAGTAGAAGATGTATATAAGCTATATGACTGGATTTGCACATATAGTGCTCGTTATAGTCATCCAAATATCTGA